The DNA segment AGGTCGAGCTGCGCCTGCTCGGGCGAGACAGAGCGTTCGAAGAAGAGTCGGTTCAGGACGCGGAGATTCAGCGTTCGGGACGCGAGCGACGGCGGCGTGTTCATCGGGGTCTCCTCCTCCGGCAGCGCCAAGGGGCGGAACGGAGCGACCGCGAGTGAAGTCGCCTTGGCTCGCGATGGCGATGGCATGGGCTCTGACGCCGAGGTGCGTGGCGCGACCTCGGGATCGGCGTCTTCGTTCGCCTCCAGGGTAGGTCCGATGGGAGGAACGGCGGCGGGCCGCGCAGGTGCGCCGCGAAGGAAGGCGCCGAACGTCCTGCGTTCGTCATCGTCGATCGTCCCGGCAGAGCGCAGGTATTCCGCCATCGACAGCCGCCGTTCGACGACGAGGTCTGCCGCCAGGAGGTCGCCGAAGGCGCGGTCGCGCGACTCCGGAGTGAGACCGAGCTGCGCGCCGATCTGGGCGACCGAGTGTCTGCCGGAGAGCGAGAACAGCACCGCCCAGGCGCTGCTCGGAAGCCGGAGATTGGCAGGCAGCTCCTCGGGACGCAGAGCGAGCTGGTAGACGGCGCTCGCGAGAATGTGGCCGGGGACGCTCAAGCCGCGCCCCGCTGGTCAGCGGACAGCGCAATGACGAGGAGCGTCGAGGCCCCTCGCCAGCGAATCGGCAGGACGAAGCTCGTCGGCGGAAGTTGCAGCAGGGGCAAGTCGGCCGGACCGAGCGATGCCGGTACGGAGATCTCCCACTCGCCGGCAAAGGCCCGACTGGCATTGCCCGAGAGGATGTTCGACAGCTCCCTGCACATGTCGTTCAGGGTCCGTTCGGAGACTTCCGACTCGCCGTGCGCCTCGAGCAGCCCTGCGAGCATGGCCACCGGAGACGTCAGGTACAGGCAACCCTCGTAGATGCCGCGGATGCGCACCAGACTCGCGTAGTCGAGCAGCGCCGGATCGCCGAACTGCAAGTAGGGCGGATCGACCGTCGGCGGCTCGTCCGGGGCGAGCTTGGCGAAGAAGTCCAACGTGATCTGCTTGAAGAGGTGAAACTGCTCTGCGTCCATGGTCTCTCGCTTCGCGAAGCTCAGACGGGGCGGTGCCGGCGATCGAGCAGCACGGAGTGCTCGAGCAGGAGCGCCGGCAGCGTGTCGTCGAGGCTGTGAGTGGGTGGAGCGTCGGGTCGGACCCGGAGCAGCGGATCGTCGATCGACAATAGGTGGAAGAAGGCATCCCTGCCGGTCCGGGGTCCGGCGAGGGCGTGCCAGGGTCGACCGCGGGCAAGCCAGATCTTGCCTGCGTCCCGCGTCGCCTCCACGGCAATCGAACAGGTCTTGCGGTCGGCGGAGAGGACCTGGAGAAGGCTCGCCAGGGAGACGCCGCGCAGCACCCCTCCCGTATGCGCCGCGAGCAGGTCGTCGACGCGCCGCAGGAGGTAGTGGACGTCCGGCGGCTTCTCCACGATGGCCTCGAAGTGGGGGAGAGGCGGAGAGAATCTCTGGGGTGTCGCGGTGAGGCCGAGAATCGGGGCGCCCGGCGCTGCGAGGCGAAGCTCGGCCACGAAATCGGCCTGCCGGTGAGCGCCGGGGATCGAAGGATCGACCACCAGGAGCGCGGGTCGATGGTCGCGCGCCGCGCCGAGGGCCTCGTTCGCGGTCGCGACAGCCACCACTCGAAACCTGCCGTCGTGGAGTTCGAGGCTCGCTGACAGCATCTCCCTCACCAAGGGTTCCGGTTCGACGAGCAGGATCACGACCCTGAC comes from the Thermoanaerobaculia bacterium genome and includes:
- a CDS encoding DUF4388 domain-containing protein, which encodes MIGADTLAPIERAPVGPREPESTVRVVILLVEPEPLVREMLSASLELHDGRFRVVAVATANEALGAARDHRPALLVVDPSIPGAHRQADFVAELRLAAPGAPILGLTATPQRFSPPLPHFEAIVEKPPDVHYLLRRVDDLLAAHTGGVLRGVSLASLLQVLSADRKTCSIAVEATRDAGKIWLARGRPWHALAGPRTGRDAFFHLLSIDDPLLRVRPDAPPTHSLDDTLPALLLEHSVLLDRRHRPV